The Chlorocebus sabaeus isolate Y175 chromosome 16, mChlSab1.0.hap1, whole genome shotgun sequence genome window below encodes:
- the BORCS6 gene encoding BLOC-1-related complex subunit 6: MESSRGRPGPETDLLAVAEQQAAIFGGGPVRTSSEPPSGLRVSGEEEAENVGGANRHPRTSPKTSTCGVVHRPEREALDKEPGPQGTPSGAGSLSGAPGAEHEPSLSFRHKDPAPPERKPASGRDCRRGGPGGGMDVEQQEEEDNDEEAAAGGRASRSFSSRLQDSRSLDGLSEACGGAGSSGSAESGAGGGRRATISSPLELEGTVSRHGDLTHFVANNLQLKIRLSGAPPPPPSAPARPCPAPAPTPTPAIPPIDPEVLRDLERLSRELGGRVDRLLRGLGGAVQELTALSVGCIQTYRDAVDSLGEAVDMSIKGMYTLLARCEELERALQPVQGLARQVRDIRRTLEVLEALCK, encoded by the coding sequence ATGGAGTCGTCTCGGGGGCGGCCCGGGCCCGAGACGGACCTTCTGGCTGTAGCGGAACAGCAGGCCGCAATCTTCGGCGGTGGACCGGTCCGAACGTCCTCTGAGCCGCCCTCAGGCCTCCGGGTGTCCGGGGAGGAAGAGGCCGAGAACGTTGGGGGCGCGAACCGCCACCCCAGGACGTCCCCGAAGACGTCAACCTGCGGCGTCGTCCACCGGCCAGAACGGGAGGCTCTCGATAAAGAGCCTGGCCCTCAAGGGACGCCGTCTGGGGCCGGGAGCCTCAGTGGGGCGCCGGGTGCAGAGCACGAACCGTCCCTGTCCTTCCGGCACAAGGACCCGGCGCCGCCCGAGCGCAAGCCCGCCTCCGGGAGGGACTGCCGTCGAGGGGGACCAGGCGGCGGGATGGATGTTGAGCAGCAAGAGGAGGAAGACAACGATGaggaggcggccgcgggcggcagAGCCAGCCGCTCATTCTCCAGCCGCCTTCAGGACAGCCGCAGCCTGGACGGGCTGAGCGAGGCGTGCGGTGGCGCCGGGTCCTCAGGGAGTGCCGAGTCCGGCGCGGGCGGCGGACGCCGCGCCACCATCTCCAGTCCCCTGGAGCTCGAGGGCACGGTGAGCCGCCACGGCGACCTCACCCACTTTGTCGCCAACAACCTGCAACTGAAGATCCGTCTGAGCGGCGCCCCTCCACCCCCGCCTTCTGCCCCTGCGCGGCCCTGCCCAGCGCctgcacccacacccacaccagcCATTCCCCCCATCGACCCCGAGGTGCTGCGGGATCTGGAGCGGTTGAGTCGGGAGCTGGGAGGCCGGGTGGACCGCCTGCTTCGCGGTCTGGGTGGCGCGGTGCAGGAGCTGACGGCGCTGAGCGTGGGCTGTATCCAGACCTACCGCGACGCTGTGGACTCCTTAGGTGAAGCCGTGGACATGAGCATCAAGGGCATGTACACCCTGCTGGCGCGCTGCGAGGAGCTGGAGCGGGCTTTGCAGCCGGTTCAGGGGCTGGCTCGCCAAGTCCGGGATATCCGACGTACTCTGGAGGTGTTGGAGGCCCTGTGCAAGTGA
- the AURKB gene encoding aurora kinase B isoform X2, with amino-acid sequence MAQKENAYPWPYGRQTAPSGLSTLPQRVLRKEPVTPSALVLMSRSNVQPTAAPGQKVVENSSGTPNILMRHFTIDDFEIGRPLGKGKFGNVYLAREKKSHFIVALKVLFKSQIEKEGVEHQLRREIEIQAHLHHPNILRLYNYFYDRRRIYLILEYAPRGELYKELQKSRTFDEQRTATIMEELADALMYCHGKKVIHRDIKPENLLLGLKGELKIADFGWSVHAPSLRRKTMCGTLDYLPPEMIEGRMHNEKVDLWCIGVLCYELLVGNPPFESASHNETYRRIVKVDLKFPASVPTGAQDLISKLLRHNPSERLPLAQVSAHPWVRANSRRVLPPSVLQSVA; translated from the exons ATGGCCCAGAAGGAGAACGCCTACCCCTGGCCCTACGGCCGGCAGACG GCTCCGTCTGGCCTGAGCACCCTGCCCCAGCGAGTCCTCCGGAAAGAGCCTGTCACCCCATCTGCACTTGTCCTCATGAGCCGCTCCAATGTCCAGCCCACAG CTGCCCCTGGCCAGAAGGTGGTGGAGAATAGCAGTGGGACACCCAACATCTTAAT GCGGCACTTCACAATTGATGACTTTGAGATTGGGCGTCCTCTGGGCAAAGGCAAGTTTGGAAACGTGTACTTGGCTCGGGAGAAGAAAAGCCATTTCATCGTGGCGCTCAAGGTCCTCTTCAAGTCCCAGATAGAGAAGGAGGGCGTGGAGCATCAGCTGCGCAGAGAGATCGAAATCCAGGCCCACCTGCA CCATCCCAACATCCTGCGTCTTTACAACTATTTTTATGACCGGAGGAGGATCTACTTGATTCTAGAATATGCGCCCCGCGGGGAGCTCTACAAGGAGCTGCAGAAGAGCCGCACATTTGATGAGCAGCGAACAGCCACG ATCATGGAGGAGTTGGCAGATGCTCTGATGTACTGCCACGGGAAGAAGGTGATTCACAGAGACATAAAGCCAGAGAATTTGCTCTTAGGGCTCAAGGGAGAGCTGAAGATTGCTGACTTTGGCTGGTCTGTACATGCGCCCTCCCTGAG GAGGAAGACAATGTGTGGCACCCTGGACTACCTGCCCCCAGAGATGATTGAGGGGCGCATGCACAACGAGAAGGTGGATCTGTGGTGCATTGGAGTGCTTTGCTACGAGTTGCTGGTGGGAAACCCACCGTTTGAGAGCGCATCACACAACGAGACCTATCGGCGCATCGTCAAG GTGGACCTAAAGTTCCCCGCTTCTGTGCCCACGGGAGCCCAGGACCTCATCTCTAAACTGCTCAGGCATAACCCCTCGGAACGGCTGCCCCTGGCCCAGGTCTCAGCCCACCCCTGGGTCCGGGCCAACTCTCGGAGGGTGCTGCCTCCCTCTGTCCTTCAATCTGTTGCCTGA
- the AURKB gene encoding aurora kinase B isoform X1: protein MAQKENAYPWPYGRQTAPSGLSTLPQRVLRKEPVTPSALVLMSRSNVQPTAAPGQKVVENSSGTPNILIRRHFTIDDFEIGRPLGKGKFGNVYLAREKKSHFIVALKVLFKSQIEKEGVEHQLRREIEIQAHLHHPNILRLYNYFYDRRRIYLILEYAPRGELYKELQKSRTFDEQRTATIMEELADALMYCHGKKVIHRDIKPENLLLGLKGELKIADFGWSVHAPSLRRKTMCGTLDYLPPEMIEGRMHNEKVDLWCIGVLCYELLVGNPPFESASHNETYRRIVKVDLKFPASVPTGAQDLISKLLRHNPSERLPLAQVSAHPWVRANSRRVLPPSVLQSVA, encoded by the exons ATGGCCCAGAAGGAGAACGCCTACCCCTGGCCCTACGGCCGGCAGACG GCTCCGTCTGGCCTGAGCACCCTGCCCCAGCGAGTCCTCCGGAAAGAGCCTGTCACCCCATCTGCACTTGTCCTCATGAGCCGCTCCAATGTCCAGCCCACAG CTGCCCCTGGCCAGAAGGTGGTGGAGAATAGCAGTGGGACACCCAACATCTTAAT CAGGCGGCACTTCACAATTGATGACTTTGAGATTGGGCGTCCTCTGGGCAAAGGCAAGTTTGGAAACGTGTACTTGGCTCGGGAGAAGAAAAGCCATTTCATCGTGGCGCTCAAGGTCCTCTTCAAGTCCCAGATAGAGAAGGAGGGCGTGGAGCATCAGCTGCGCAGAGAGATCGAAATCCAGGCCCACCTGCA CCATCCCAACATCCTGCGTCTTTACAACTATTTTTATGACCGGAGGAGGATCTACTTGATTCTAGAATATGCGCCCCGCGGGGAGCTCTACAAGGAGCTGCAGAAGAGCCGCACATTTGATGAGCAGCGAACAGCCACG ATCATGGAGGAGTTGGCAGATGCTCTGATGTACTGCCACGGGAAGAAGGTGATTCACAGAGACATAAAGCCAGAGAATTTGCTCTTAGGGCTCAAGGGAGAGCTGAAGATTGCTGACTTTGGCTGGTCTGTACATGCGCCCTCCCTGAG GAGGAAGACAATGTGTGGCACCCTGGACTACCTGCCCCCAGAGATGATTGAGGGGCGCATGCACAACGAGAAGGTGGATCTGTGGTGCATTGGAGTGCTTTGCTACGAGTTGCTGGTGGGAAACCCACCGTTTGAGAGCGCATCACACAACGAGACCTATCGGCGCATCGTCAAG GTGGACCTAAAGTTCCCCGCTTCTGTGCCCACGGGAGCCCAGGACCTCATCTCTAAACTGCTCAGGCATAACCCCTCGGAACGGCTGCCCCTGGCCCAGGTCTCAGCCCACCCCTGGGTCCGGGCCAACTCTCGGAGGGTGCTGCCTCCCTCTGTCCTTCAATCTGTTGCCTGA
- the AURKB gene encoding aurora kinase B isoform X4: MSRSNVQPTAAPGQKVVENSSGTPNILMRHFTIDDFEIGRPLGKGKFGNVYLAREKKSHFIVALKVLFKSQIEKEGVEHQLRREIEIQAHLHHPNILRLYNYFYDRRRIYLILEYAPRGELYKELQKSRTFDEQRTATIMEELADALMYCHGKKVIHRDIKPENLLLGLKGELKIADFGWSVHAPSLRRKTMCGTLDYLPPEMIEGRMHNEKVDLWCIGVLCYELLVGNPPFESASHNETYRRIVKVDLKFPASVPTGAQDLISKLLRHNPSERLPLAQVSAHPWVRANSRRVLPPSVLQSVA, translated from the exons ATGAGCCGCTCCAATGTCCAGCCCACAG CTGCCCCTGGCCAGAAGGTGGTGGAGAATAGCAGTGGGACACCCAACATCTTAAT GCGGCACTTCACAATTGATGACTTTGAGATTGGGCGTCCTCTGGGCAAAGGCAAGTTTGGAAACGTGTACTTGGCTCGGGAGAAGAAAAGCCATTTCATCGTGGCGCTCAAGGTCCTCTTCAAGTCCCAGATAGAGAAGGAGGGCGTGGAGCATCAGCTGCGCAGAGAGATCGAAATCCAGGCCCACCTGCA CCATCCCAACATCCTGCGTCTTTACAACTATTTTTATGACCGGAGGAGGATCTACTTGATTCTAGAATATGCGCCCCGCGGGGAGCTCTACAAGGAGCTGCAGAAGAGCCGCACATTTGATGAGCAGCGAACAGCCACG ATCATGGAGGAGTTGGCAGATGCTCTGATGTACTGCCACGGGAAGAAGGTGATTCACAGAGACATAAAGCCAGAGAATTTGCTCTTAGGGCTCAAGGGAGAGCTGAAGATTGCTGACTTTGGCTGGTCTGTACATGCGCCCTCCCTGAG GAGGAAGACAATGTGTGGCACCCTGGACTACCTGCCCCCAGAGATGATTGAGGGGCGCATGCACAACGAGAAGGTGGATCTGTGGTGCATTGGAGTGCTTTGCTACGAGTTGCTGGTGGGAAACCCACCGTTTGAGAGCGCATCACACAACGAGACCTATCGGCGCATCGTCAAG GTGGACCTAAAGTTCCCCGCTTCTGTGCCCACGGGAGCCCAGGACCTCATCTCTAAACTGCTCAGGCATAACCCCTCGGAACGGCTGCCCCTGGCCCAGGTCTCAGCCCACCCCTGGGTCCGGGCCAACTCTCGGAGGGTGCTGCCTCCCTCTGTCCTTCAATCTGTTGCCTGA
- the AURKB gene encoding aurora kinase B isoform X3, translating into MSRSNVQPTAAPGQKVVENSSGTPNILIRRHFTIDDFEIGRPLGKGKFGNVYLAREKKSHFIVALKVLFKSQIEKEGVEHQLRREIEIQAHLHHPNILRLYNYFYDRRRIYLILEYAPRGELYKELQKSRTFDEQRTATIMEELADALMYCHGKKVIHRDIKPENLLLGLKGELKIADFGWSVHAPSLRRKTMCGTLDYLPPEMIEGRMHNEKVDLWCIGVLCYELLVGNPPFESASHNETYRRIVKVDLKFPASVPTGAQDLISKLLRHNPSERLPLAQVSAHPWVRANSRRVLPPSVLQSVA; encoded by the exons ATGAGCCGCTCCAATGTCCAGCCCACAG CTGCCCCTGGCCAGAAGGTGGTGGAGAATAGCAGTGGGACACCCAACATCTTAAT CAGGCGGCACTTCACAATTGATGACTTTGAGATTGGGCGTCCTCTGGGCAAAGGCAAGTTTGGAAACGTGTACTTGGCTCGGGAGAAGAAAAGCCATTTCATCGTGGCGCTCAAGGTCCTCTTCAAGTCCCAGATAGAGAAGGAGGGCGTGGAGCATCAGCTGCGCAGAGAGATCGAAATCCAGGCCCACCTGCA CCATCCCAACATCCTGCGTCTTTACAACTATTTTTATGACCGGAGGAGGATCTACTTGATTCTAGAATATGCGCCCCGCGGGGAGCTCTACAAGGAGCTGCAGAAGAGCCGCACATTTGATGAGCAGCGAACAGCCACG ATCATGGAGGAGTTGGCAGATGCTCTGATGTACTGCCACGGGAAGAAGGTGATTCACAGAGACATAAAGCCAGAGAATTTGCTCTTAGGGCTCAAGGGAGAGCTGAAGATTGCTGACTTTGGCTGGTCTGTACATGCGCCCTCCCTGAG GAGGAAGACAATGTGTGGCACCCTGGACTACCTGCCCCCAGAGATGATTGAGGGGCGCATGCACAACGAGAAGGTGGATCTGTGGTGCATTGGAGTGCTTTGCTACGAGTTGCTGGTGGGAAACCCACCGTTTGAGAGCGCATCACACAACGAGACCTATCGGCGCATCGTCAAG GTGGACCTAAAGTTCCCCGCTTCTGTGCCCACGGGAGCCCAGGACCTCATCTCTAAACTGCTCAGGCATAACCCCTCGGAACGGCTGCCCCTGGCCCAGGTCTCAGCCCACCCCTGGGTCCGGGCCAACTCTCGGAGGGTGCTGCCTCCCTCTGTCCTTCAATCTGTTGCCTGA